Genomic window (Maylandia zebra isolate NMK-2024a linkage group LG11, Mzebra_GT3a, whole genome shotgun sequence):
TGGAAAGCATGCAATTCTCATAGCGttatttttcagcatgataAAAGTATCAGTAAAAGCATATCTggatagaaaaaaaactgttggcATTGGAACTGGCCTCACCAGAACTCAGATCTCAGCAATATTGAAGcaatgtgggatcatcttgacagtgAACAGATGAAAAAGACAACTAACATCCCAAGTAGAGATTTGAATgttcttcaagaagcctggagaactacacctggagactacttaaagaaatgacaagaaagcttgcctaagagagtcCGAAATATAAAGTTTATGAAAAGTGGCTCAAGAATTTTGCACACTTGTGTATTTTACTCTATACAAAATGACATGCAAATTTTAAGACATAAGCAGGTTTTGGTACTTCATCAATGACTATTATAAGTGTGACGTGAATACAAATGAAAGAATGAGTCATGATATATACCTCATTACCTGCAGGATGCGCGTTAACACATGCCAAGATTaaagaagtaaaactaaaagtgGAAGAGATTTATATTAAAGCACTTTAATACACATTTCATTAATCTTGAGATTTTACAAGTCATTGTGTCTGGAAAGTACTACTGATGAAACAGTTAGATGTATACACTagatttttacaaattaataaaaaaaaaaaatgtacacgCTTTTCTATGAGTCAGACTGTGTAGAAACAGGTGTATTCAAGCACTGACTGCTTCTTTCCAACAAAGTCCTCTCTGTACTGGAGAGCTACAGAGTAGCCAGTCAGTGATCATAGAGCTCCTTCATTTCCTTAAGGACCTTTATGCTCTCACTGTATCTTAATTGATTCTTGTTGGAGCACTCCTTCCATctatggaaaaaaagaaaagaaaaaagaaatagttCAATTGTGCACCTTTTACCTTTTccttgaaataaactgaaattatATTATTTTCCTTCTTAAAAGATTCATAAAAACTTTCATACATGATGCTTGCTACATAACAAAATCTGATTTTGAACATTTCTAACTGAAAAGTCATACATACACAGTTTTCATCCAGCAATAACAATATTAGAAGGAGGAGGAATGGTAGTTCAGAGGTGGGCTAAATGTTCAATTTTTATGAGCCAGCCTTTTGAAGTAATTTTAATACAACTGCTCAACTGTGATCGCTCCTTTTGTCCAGCTGTTTCCAAATGAAACAGGCACATACTAAATTTTACTGTTTAGTCTCCCTTCTTAATTCAATAAAGTTATTAAACAGCAGGTGGCACTCATGGAGGATCAaactttgcaaagctatatTTTGGGTCCCATGACAAAGACTACTTCATACCCACAAGACGACAGCTCGTCAATCACCAAAGACActgaacagagtaaacactggCAGATGAACTTTAAGTCTGAGCATTATTGAAGgtcatatttttacatttcaataTCCATGGCTCAGTCTATTGTAAAACCTGTGCCCttgttttatcttttctttctttcttttgactTTCTAGAGTCACTGAACATGCTGACTGGCTGGCTTTGCACAAGCTGTGAAATCAAACTGTGAAAGGTGCAATGACTAACTTCACAAATCCACCTGTTTGAGCCCAAATATGATCAGATAACATATAGGTGTCTTTCAGGAATACTTCAAAtcctttatattaaaaaaatgcatagaATAACTACACTGTCTGTTATTgacaaatgttgtttttgtgaggCAGTTTTACTTCACAGGCACATTGGTTGTACCACAGTACCACACACAGCTCTATGCTGAGCTGACACCTTGACATAACAaggaaaaaatagttttttgtttaaaaaaaaatgctatttatgtttatgtttagacgattaaatattaatttattattttaaacatgtaTTACATAATCTATTAATCTTATAATTTGGATTTCCACAGTTAGTCAAAACAGCTCAGAGcctcatttattcatttctttgttAGCTCTATTCAGCCTGTTGCTGTCCTCTTGTGGTAAATCACACTGTAAAAACTTTTCATTATCCATTAAAAGATTTGACGTTTGCCTTCACTCATTTGTACCTGGTCATTAGTGTTACACCCCTTTCTCCCTAAAGAGTTGGTGAAATTAATAACATCTGAATAAGTACGTCCAGAGGTGAAGCCTTGAACAAAGTTAGTTGTTTACAGTGTGTGACTAAATCATTTCAAACCAAGAACATATTATTTTTTGTCATAAATGACTTTTCAAGAAAAACATACTTTTGCCTTATCTTTTTCCAACGTTCCATGTGGTCACATATGAGAGAACCTGACACAGCAACATCTGTCAACTGTGAAAAGAGAGGTAGTTAAAATTCATGGTTTTGTCTTACTACCTGAAGACCTTCATGTATGAACAGATCTGTAAAATTAAACAAATCACAATGCAATAATAACTTTGGTGAAAGGCATATTATACAAGAACCTTGGTAACAGTTGGTTTTTCAGTAGGCGGGATCCTGAGATTGGTGGGTTCACCAGAGGAGTTGACTGGACAGGCGGTCGGAGGAGGAAGTCGGTACACATTCTGACCTTTACCGTTGATTGTGTCTGTAACctagggcaaaaaaaaaaaaagattactgCTAAACCCTTATTTCCAATAACAATACTTATTGATGCCATAACATGCCATTTTGTTTTTGGGGAGGCATTGACTAAAACAAAAGTACGAGTACACAATCAGATTCAATCAGGtttcaaatacattttatgCACCATTTCGTCTCACAAACAACCTCACTCAAAAATATTGTCACTGTAGGGATCATCCATTAAAAACAGTTTCATTATGTCTTATTCAGATAACGTTGATTAAAACATGTGTAACAAGTCAGTTACATTTGCACTAGGGAAAACAAAAGGAGACAATAGTTTGGCACACAGCGTACTGCAGTTACTTTGAAAACaattaatttaattacattAGACCTTGGGTTAAGAGCGCAGAGCTGCGCGTGCCACATCCTATGAGAAAGGGCCCTTACACTCTACCCTGCAAAGTTCCACATTAGCAAAATTTAAAAGACCTCATTTTAAGTTACCGTAGATGTAAGAGATAAGTTTAAATTTAAATCAATGTGCCCCtgtgtttttttgtgcatttgttggttgcacatttgaataaaacctccAGCATCTTGTCCATTTATGACCCCACCTCTTCCTCTACCATGCCCTGTGGGGAGCTGGGGGAAGCAGCTGGTTCTCGAACAGAAGGATTATTCCTCATCCATGCACGGCAGATAGGATACAGTGGGGTGGCGGTGTTGAACTGAGCCAGATCTACACTGCGGTCAAACAACTTAATAACGTAAGCATCTAGTAAAGGCAGAACAAGAGAGAAATTAATTAAAGGTAAGAAAATGGTCACAAGTGCAACAGACAAGATGGTTACACAGTAACCAAGGTACATCAAAGAAAAATTCCAAtaatttttcattcatttacttTGCTTATGCTGATTGCTTTCTGGAATGCTCTCATCCATCTCTTTTCGCTTCTTTCTCCGGTGCTGTGGAAATCGAGCCGACGGTCtgcaaaagaaatgtttttttaagaaatatatttttggaGCTTAAAAGAGATTCAAAGTAATTTCTCATACAATTTacgtaaaattatattttcatttccagacagacagataaaaaaaaagtctaaatatACCCTGTTTTGAATGCCCTGGTATTtctttgtgaagcactttgtgatctttgTTTTggaaggtgctatataaataaaattttacttactaaATAGAAAAAAGTTACTGACAAGtcgagtttaattaaaacataaaCACTTGCCTTTTTCCAGCCGATGTTGGCGATAAATCCCTAGAGACAACAGGTGGAATATGCATAAattgcaattaaaaaataaatgtttaaataaaatcattGAATCAGCACACCCAATTGTAAAATATTATATTAGCAGATcattaaaaactaaataaaaccaaaatcaCTGGTCCATACTTGTTCAAAGAGTCTGCTGACAATTTTCCTGGGTCACCTTCATTTTGTTCTCTGCTGAAAACATCTTTATATTAGTTTTGTTATTAAGAATAAATCGATTCTGTAATAATTATATGCTAAACAATTAATTTTGCTAACCTTTCATTTTCACTCTTCTCTACCAGTCCCTTTAAGACCGCTTCTAATTTGCTGCGTGCACCAGCCCCGTCTAAGTCTGCAaaagtaataatgaaataattaatgACAACAACAATACTCACTTTAGGTGACACTCGCCACCTGTATTACTTAGCTTTTAAGAATCCTGTATAATCCTGTATAATCCGAACCACTCAAGCTTACAAGCGAATGTACTCCAAAACAATCACAAGAATTTATACCACACAAAAATTTGGAAAATCTGAAacggaaaaggaaagaaaatattGACAGTTGCTGGTACCTGGCCTTTCCGTCTTGATCTTGACGTGTTGCATTGTGTCCGCCTTTCTATAAACACCCCGTGGGAACTGACGGACTTTTAAAACCACACTTTTGCTGTTTCGATTATTTAGATTTACAATAAATTATGTTTGATTCCTTGCTAACGGCGCCGTTAGCCAAGCTAGCTGTGTAGTACCGTTTACAAACAGTTAGCTGCATTAGCCGTAACCACTGGTTAACAGTTAAGCTATATAACGTTATTTACGTTTAGCTATTAAAACCATTAAGCAAATAACGGTTATCCCTATCGACTTCCATATAGTTAATAGAAAGATACAGCACAATAGTCGTTTATGATTTATACCAAGGTTTGTGGAGTAATGGCCAAACTACTGTTGCTAACTTAGCTTATTTTTGACAAACGCATACCCTTACTAGACTTTCCTCTTCCGCGCGCTGCCAATTTCCTATTAGCTGATTGGTGCCTGTGCAAACCGGGCCGCCTATATGATTGGTCAAATGTTATATCAATCATTTTTAATTCGTTCCCTATTGGCTGTATGTCGTGTAGTAAATAACGTTCGGGATACACAACAAAAGCTCTCTTCCACTTTCATCGAGAATGTGGTGGGTTTGTAAAATAAACGCGAAGTTACTATGTTTTTAGTCAGAACGTGAAATTTGAATGATAAATAGATGTTCATAGAGCCTAACGGAGAAGCGTAATTTATATTCTTAAAGGGAATTTCTGGCATTTGAAGTAACTTTGTGTGTAGACAAGTAAACTCGGAAGAGTTCAGTAATGGGGGCATCGTCTTTTTGTTAGCTAAGTAACCCACTCAGATTAACACCTCAGTCCAGATATGATTTGGGGTGCCCGAGGTAAACCAAGCCCACGTTGAAACTGTGTGTGCTTTCTTGTGGTCGTTGATGTCTCATCGGTCACCTCCAAAGGTTGCTATGAATTCCAGGTGAGGATCTAATGACACATTTTGTAGCACCCTAAACAGAAGAAGTTATAGTTGGTAATATGTGTTCTTCTTACAGTGGACCTGTGCTCACAAAGCAGAATCCCTTCCCACCAGCACCGAAAGTGAGGACGGCACACTACCACCCATCCAGCAACCAACCCCtttcaaagaaagagaaaaaaactgtacgttttattttcaaaaacagTTAATATACTGCAAGAAAAACAGATTCTCATTgtgatatctatctatctatctatctatctatcctttttgttcttcttgcaGACACTAAGTCCTGTACGTTTAAACCAGCAATCCAGAACAAAGTTACATAATCTAAACCAAGAGAGCCAGCAGCTGTCTAAGAAGCATGACCGTTTTTCCTCCATTGATGGACAACCTGTTCTTAAAGAGTCCCAGGCCTCCACTGTCTTTGAATTCTCTCCTGATAGAAATACTGCCTTATCTGACATGGACGAACCCAAAAAATCTGGAAAAAGGGGGAATTCCAGTGTTTCCCAAGTTCAAGGATGCCAGGAGGATTCTTTGCTGGCAAAGTATGTTTTAATGCCTTCTGTAATTTTCTTAAACAGAACTAAAAAATAGTTTCACAGTGACAATTTTTCATGATTAGATGACAATGTCATAGTGAcccagattatttttatttcattttgcatgTGACTTCTTTTAACTAAATCTGACCTTTGCTTTGTCAGATATGTAGAGCGTTTTCGCCATGGTCAGCCACAGAGTCGAGAGGAGCGCCATCAGGTGGCCTCTGCCAGTGGAGAAGAGCAGGCACCTTTTTGGTGGATGTCACATTCATCTCTCAGCAGTTCAACACCAACTAAAACAACAGACGAAGGTGCACTATATTTACAGTCATTGGTGTATTTTATTCCCCGTTACCAGCTGCTTAATTCTATCGAATCcttctgtgtactgtatttctCTGAAAAGATGTTATCCAACTTCTGAAAGAGGACCAGGATGCTGCTCTTTATGATCCATCTGCACGGCGTGACCATAACAGATCCCCTTCTCCCTACAGAGGATCCAATAGTGTGAGTTGTATTTATAAGCTAAGAAGAAATAAGCCATAATGTATCAATTTTTGTAGCAAATCTGCTTCtgtttcttgaaaaaaaaaaaacagatccaTAAGATGGGGGGGAAAGGCACCACCAattattcagtttttattgtttgtgtatgCTGTCACAGTGGATTATAGGGTTTACATTGTCCCTTGATTTACACCACACATGTCCAAAGTGCCTGGGATTCTGATTGTCTGCAGAAGCAACACTTTATTTCGACTAAGTTTGCATATAAACATTTCCATTTCAGCACCACACTCCATTTGGAAGTCTATGTGTTTATTAAATGCCTGGGAAGTCGCCGTTTATGCAACCAGATTTGACACGTTGTTCAGCCTGCTAAGAACAAATGCATTACCCTTTTAATTAAAATCCTGCAaacgtgtttatttatttgggaGGATTTATTTACACGGTATTGCAAGTCTTTAtatgaaaaaacatgttttttgtttcccaGCTTTTGTCCGACACATCACAGGGTGAATTTGATGACAGGGAGATCCTGCACCTTCAAGAAAAGGCCAGCAGACTTCTTCTGAGGGGGTATAAAAACTGTTGAGCAATATTAAAGATAAATGACTTCAGTTgtagtaactttttttttttctaacagtgAATGTTCTGTGAGTGATGGATCTGTCCCTGTCAGCTCAGAGGGGCTGGGATGCTCAGATTTCTCCTCTCCCATCAGTATAGATGAGCCAGTGAAGCAACCTTTGATTCCCAGTTTATTCAAAAATACTACTGGTAGGGGAAGAGTGTGGACTAGAATACCTTTTGTTATTTATAGACAGATTCTATTTTGCGTGCTGCTGTGTTTTAAACTGTGTGTTAACATTTACAGCAAAGGCCAGCTCAGACTCAGCTCATGGTGTGTCCTTCCAAAAATCTGTCATGCCTTCTTTGGTGCCTCCTACCCGTCCAGAGGAAGACATATTGTTCCAGTGGCGTTTAAGGAGGAAAATGGAACAAGCCAGAGAGAGGCCCCTGTCTGTGCAAGCCTCCAGTCCTCATGCATTTGGTTGGCAGTCCATGAGGTTAAGCTATCCCTCCATCAGTGAACAAGCTTACAAGGTTGGAATCAAACTGTTTGTTACATTATCCATATTCTTTGCACAAATTTACAGAATAACATTAATTTGCTCTTCAGGAACAGCAGGGTACCCAACCCCCTCAATTCTCACAAAGAGATACTCATTCACACATCACTGCTGCCCAGCCAGAAACCACTGAGGCCCAGAGGTTCTGTCCCCCAGCTCCAGGCCCTTCGCTATTCCCCACCATCAATGTTTCTGGTTCAGTCCCTCAGCTGCAGAGCATTGCCCATGTTCCTTCCCACATGCATTTTCTCTGTGACGTCTTGCCATGTCCCATCCAGTCATCTCATGCCAAAGTGCACCAGAGCATTTCACAAAGGTTAGACGAGTCACAAACCAAAGTTCTTCACAAAAAGACCCAAGTCCCCGAAAGCCTTGGAGAATTAACTCTTTGTGAACGCGTGTCACTCACTCTACCTGCGCCATCTGAGAGAGAGTGGCCTGATCACCAAAAAATGTCTGAgaagaacaagaaaaagaaaatggggATGAAGCAATCAGAGGTAAATGGGAAGGAGGAAGCAGCACTCGCTAGACAGCAAAAGAAATCAGCAAGGTGAATTATTGAAATATGGGCACTGTTTAAAAGTCttagtgataaaaaaaaatatgtgtttgATACCGTTAACATTTTGTGGGATTTATTCTTCACAAACAGGAATTCATTACATCAAAAGCTTCCCAAAAAGGTCACATCGTGTAAAGAGCAGCAGCAACCAGAGAGAAGACAGGAGCTTCCCAGTGAAAGCTGTGCTGGTGATCATGAACCACCACCATCTCCTATCCGCAATGCATTAGGACAGGTAAACATGCAAATGTTCAGtgttatttctttatttgaagCCACAGAGGCTGTGTGCATATTTGGTCTTTTCTGGTTTTTCTCTTCTCCCACATTTGTGACATCTCTGCAGTATATTTGATAAAGTGAAAGAAAGCTGTCTGTTTGTTCTCAGACTTTGGCAATTTATGATTGTTTACAAATCTTAATTAATCATTTGTAAAGGCCACTGACAGATCTGGTCTTTAGAAGACTGTATATgaagtatttaaataaaatacacacaagTTTTTATTGAATATAATTACAGGTCTACCTTCACTATGCATGTCCGCACATCTTTTTTAGATGCCACACTAGTCATAAGGTTCAATGTGATCAAGGTAATTAATATGCATTAACTGGGGTGTTTTCATTTGACCTTAACAGGTAGTTTCAGAGGTACTGTTTCCTACGGTGGATTCCTCTTCTCCAAAAAAGATTCCTGTTTCATCTGATTCTCCTTCCTGCACCGTCTCTGCACCTTCACCACCGCCAATTCCTCCAAGCAATGCCCTGAACTCTATGGAGGtcatttcacagctgctgcaaGAGGCCGAAGGTAAGCTTATGGTGGCAAAAGGCACCAATCTTTAGCCCGTAAACAGCTGCGGTGATTACATAAATAGATGCTTTTTCCCATATTTTAACTTTTTAGTTCAAAAACCCtacaacagtttttttttgttggtgttgttttttttttgtgtgtgttatggGAATTAACATAGAAAAAAACCTGTTATCTCATTCCTTTTTTAAGGATAAGCTTATAATATTGTAGTATCTGTCCTCTCACTcagattaaactttttgttttagATTCAGATGAAAAAGAGTTTGGAGATGATCCTCTGTTACAAGTTCTTCGCAAACAGAGAAAATGGGTGAAGGAGCAGATCAGGTAAAACTGAATTAGATTATCACCATTACTGTAATGATTAGAATCCTTTCCTGTTTATATTTCTAGCATTAATTTTTTCTTATAATCTATTGGAATCAATTGACAGTCATGTAAATAGAGTCGATTGCCAGAAaaagaatgatttttttttatgttgttgttgttgttgttttgtttgtttgttttttgttagtgAGGTGGACTCCATCTTAAATGAATTTGTGGAAGAGCAACAAGTTACTTGAAGAACATCAAGAGACAGTTTGTGtagtcacatttatttattttttattttataaagaaataaagttaatttatatttttgagGACATTTTTCTACAATAAAGGTTGGAGATGTGTCTCGGTGGATTATTATTCACAACACTGTGCATGTACAAAAGTTGCACACAAAAAGCAGGAGTTGGAAATGCTAACAGAGAATATTTACAAAGTAGAGTGGTTACTTGAAACATTATGTAACATTGAGTATTAGCAGAGCAGTATATACAAACCTTGGAGTGCAGGGAACATTAGAACTGTGCCAGGAACAGAGCAGATGTGTGCTTTGGCACATACCAAGTTCTGCTGCGAGTGCAGGAGCTTGAAGTTATTGCCATTTTTGTCAGTGTGACCATAAAGGCTTCCgctgatttatttttgtgtacGGTAAGGATGGCAGAGGTTTTAGTGTCGTCTGTTAATGCAATTTAAGTAAGAGGTGTGTAGCTCTGAGTGTGCAGCATAGGTGCAGATATGATAAGGATCCCATCTGGAGAGACCGCTGACTCCAAAGCCATGGTGTCCACTCCCTTTGGAATGCGGTAGCGACGGTTAAACTGCCGTGTTGTAAATCCAGGACCGTCCTTCTAACACAAAAGAGATGAGAAGTGAGATGTGTAGcacaaaaatggagaaaaaatatCCATGTACCTCAGCATACCAACCTTTCTCTCTTCATGCTTTCCTTGCACTTCTACAAAGTCTCCTATGACTTTGACGATCAGATCCTCTGGGTTGAAATGTTTCACATCAACTTGAACTGTAAATCCGCTGTCATCACAGGTTACCTAACAACAGGAGTCAACACTTCTGCATGATTAAACAAGACATAAAGTTCCTTACAGCAGCCTGCACTCAGTAGATATCCTTAACCATATTTCAGTGTGGGGAAACTGAAAACAGCTTTTCAATAAGACGTGGATCTGACTGAAAGCTCAGAAAAATGTAAAGgactcctttttttcccttttactttaAGCCAGGGGTTGTCAAACATGTCCAGGGGCCAGAATTGGCCTGACAAAGACTCCAGTCTGATCCACTGAACTTCTTTTGAAAATGTGGAGGGGACACTTTTTTTGTGTACTTTTACCTCTATTTTTGGTGGTTTAACAGCTTTTACTCCTGATAAATACCTCCCCCGTGGCCATTATTTCTCCACTAAAGTATTAAAAATAGATAAATCTATGAATAAGCAAAAAGTGTTACTATTACAGGACAGTCTGTGCAATGAGCAACCAGGActctttctgtaattttacacattaaaTTTTTACAATTTAAGAGCCTTGATGACAGATGTCTTACATTTACTACAGCAGGATTTCTTTATCAGATGTATtgtttaaattctttttttttcttatactaAGATAAATCAGGGATATCTGCTGGTTAAACCTCTTTACATtgacagaaaggggagtttCAAAGGTTTTACACCACAGCCTGACCTTAAGTGGGTATGTGGTTCACAGTGTAAAATGAGAACCATGGACAATTTATACTAACATATGTtagtataaaatgtaaataaattaaGTGACCTACCTCTGCAGAGCTGGCATTATCAGTCTCTGGAATGATTAATTTTGGGGACCAATTATATTGTCCATAAGTCCCGTTGAGCCGTGGAATAAGAGGTGGTAAAACCTTCTCCCAGGGGATACCACCAGCTGGCATAGTGGG
Coding sequences:
- the lin37 gene encoding protein lin-37 homolog isoform X2, producing MQHVKIKTERPDLDGAGARSKLEAVLKGLVEKSENEREQNEGDPGKLSADSLNKDLSPTSAGKRPSARFPQHRRKKRKEMDESIPESNQHKQNAYVIKLFDRSVDLAQFNTATPLYPICRAWMRNNPSVREPAASPSSPQGMVEEEVTDTINGKGQNVYRLPPPTACPVNSSGEPTNLRIPPTEKPTVTKVLLTDVAVSGSLICDHMERWKKIRQKWKECSNKNQLRYSESIKVLKEMKELYDH
- the lin37 gene encoding protein lin-37 homolog isoform X4, translated to MQHVKIKTERPDLDGAGARSKLEAVLKGLVEKSENEREQNEGDPGKLSADSLNKDLSPTSAGKRPSARFPQHRRKKRKEMDESIPESNQHKQNAYVIKLFDRSVDLAQFNTATPLYPICRAWMRNNPSVREPAASPSSPQGMVEEEVTDTINGKGQNVYRLPPPTACPVNSSGEPTNLRIPPTEKPTVTKLTDVAVSGSLICDHMERWKKIRQKWKECSNKNQLRYSESIKVLKEMKELYDH
- the lin37 gene encoding protein lin-37 homolog isoform X3; the protein is MQHVKIKTERPDLDGAGARSKLEAVLKGLVEKSENESREQNEGDPGKLSADSLNKDLSPTSAGKRPSARFPQHRRKKRKEMDESIPESNQHKQNAYVIKLFDRSVDLAQFNTATPLYPICRAWMRNNPSVREPAASPSSPQGMVEEEVTDTINGKGQNVYRLPPPTACPVNSSGEPTNLRIPPTEKPTVTKLTDVAVSGSLICDHMERWKKIRQKWKECSNKNQLRYSESIKVLKEMKELYDH
- the lin37 gene encoding protein lin-37 homolog isoform X1, producing MQHVKIKTERPDLDGAGARSKLEAVLKGLVEKSENESREQNEGDPGKLSADSLNKDLSPTSAGKRPSARFPQHRRKKRKEMDESIPESNQHKQNAYVIKLFDRSVDLAQFNTATPLYPICRAWMRNNPSVREPAASPSSPQGMVEEEVTDTINGKGQNVYRLPPPTACPVNSSGEPTNLRIPPTEKPTVTKVLLTDVAVSGSLICDHMERWKKIRQKWKECSNKNQLRYSESIKVLKEMKELYDH
- the proser3 gene encoding proline and serine-rich protein 3 isoform X1, giving the protein MIGQMLYQSFLIRSLLAVCRVVNNVRDTQQKLSSTFIENVVAMNSSGPVLTKQNPFPPAPKVRTAHYHPSSNQPLSKKEKKTTLSPVRLNQQSRTKLHNLNQESQQLSKKHDRFSSIDGQPVLKESQASTVFEFSPDRNTALSDMDEPKKSGKRGNSSVSQVQGCQEDSLLAKYVERFRHGQPQSREERHQVASASGEEQAPFWWMSHSSLSSSTPTKTTDEDVIQLLKEDQDAALYDPSARRDHNRSPSPYRGSNSLLSDTSQGEFDDREILHLQEKASRLLLRGECSVSDGSVPVSSEGLGCSDFSSPISIDEPVKQPLIPSLFKNTTAKASSDSAHGVSFQKSVMPSLVPPTRPEEDILFQWRLRRKMEQARERPLSVQASSPHAFGWQSMRLSYPSISEQAYKEQQGTQPPQFSQRDTHSHITAAQPETTEAQRFCPPAPGPSLFPTINVSGSVPQLQSIAHVPSHMHFLCDVLPCPIQSSHAKVHQSISQRLDESQTKVLHKKTQVPESLGELTLCERVSLTLPAPSEREWPDHQKMSEKNKKKKMGMKQSEVNGKEEAALARQQKKSARNSLHQKLPKKVTSCKEQQQPERRQELPSESCAGDHEPPPSPIRNALGQVVSEVLFPTVDSSSPKKIPVSSDSPSCTVSAPSPPPIPPSNALNSMEVISQLLQEAEDSDEKEFGDDPLLQVLRKQRKWVKEQISEVDSILNEFVEEQQVT
- the proser3 gene encoding proline and serine-rich protein 3 isoform X2, producing MSHRSPPKVAMNSSGPVLTKQNPFPPAPKVRTAHYHPSSNQPLSKKEKKTTLSPVRLNQQSRTKLHNLNQESQQLSKKHDRFSSIDGQPVLKESQASTVFEFSPDRNTALSDMDEPKKSGKRGNSSVSQVQGCQEDSLLAKYVERFRHGQPQSREERHQVASASGEEQAPFWWMSHSSLSSSTPTKTTDEDVIQLLKEDQDAALYDPSARRDHNRSPSPYRGSNSLLSDTSQGEFDDREILHLQEKASRLLLRGECSVSDGSVPVSSEGLGCSDFSSPISIDEPVKQPLIPSLFKNTTAKASSDSAHGVSFQKSVMPSLVPPTRPEEDILFQWRLRRKMEQARERPLSVQASSPHAFGWQSMRLSYPSISEQAYKEQQGTQPPQFSQRDTHSHITAAQPETTEAQRFCPPAPGPSLFPTINVSGSVPQLQSIAHVPSHMHFLCDVLPCPIQSSHAKVHQSISQRLDESQTKVLHKKTQVPESLGELTLCERVSLTLPAPSEREWPDHQKMSEKNKKKKMGMKQSEVNGKEEAALARQQKKSARNSLHQKLPKKVTSCKEQQQPERRQELPSESCAGDHEPPPSPIRNALGQVVSEVLFPTVDSSSPKKIPVSSDSPSCTVSAPSPPPIPPSNALNSMEVISQLLQEAEDSDEKEFGDDPLLQVLRKQRKWVKEQISEVDSILNEFVEEQQVT
- the hspb6 gene encoding heat shock protein beta-6 isoform X2 — protein: MNSQLIMQLHYKTRGTQQVSLIQEPREERSTENTSAVTRALLSTPENLSKEMDFILPPTMPAGGIPWEKVLPPLIPRLNGTYGQYNWSPKLIIPETDNASSAEVTCDDSGFTVQVDVKHFNPEDLIVKVIGDFVEVQGKHEERKDGPGFTTRQFNRRYRIPKGVDTMALESAVSPDGILIISAPMLHTQSYTPLT
- the hspb6 gene encoding heat shock protein beta-6 isoform X1, which gives rise to MNSQLIMQLHYKTRGTQQVSLIQEPREERSTENTSAVTRALLSTPENLSKEMDFILPPTMPAGGIPWEKVLPPLIPRLNGTYGQYNWSPKLIIPETDNASSAEVTCDDSGFTVQVDVKHFNPEDLIVKVIGDFVEVQGKHEERKKDGPGFTTRQFNRRYRIPKGVDTMALESAVSPDGILIISAPMLHTQSYTPLT